In Molothrus aeneus isolate 106 chromosome 13, BPBGC_Maene_1.0, whole genome shotgun sequence, a genomic segment contains:
- the DUOX2 gene encoding dual oxidase 2 yields MEPAAVMLSLVVALVGTWTLGGAQESISWEVQRYDGWYNNLQHHSHGSVGARLLRLLPARFADGVYQALQEPRVPNARQLSTALARGPSGLPSRRNTTVLAVFFGFHVLLDILETEKPGCPAEFLNIHIPSGDAVFDPAGTGDVVLPFQRVRWATETGQSPNSPREQTNGVTGWLDGSSIYGPSHSWSDALRSFQGGQLAAGPSGSLPRQTDGRVPMWKALDPSTGQGGPQGIYDLGSAWGNENPFLQAESIAWFRYHNHVAAALAQQHPAWSDEDLFQHARKRVIATFQSIVLYEWLPTLLDTRVPEYPGYQQHLDPSISPEFVAAARQFLATMVPPGVYKRDTRCRFQNVSVSGASFPAVRLCNSYWSRESPGLQQAEDVDELLLGMSSQIAEREDNVVVEDLQDYWYGPLRYSRSDYVANWIQRGRDFGLPTYNQVRQRFGLEPLQNWSNLAPHLEPQVLQKVAALYGNNLAGLELLPGGMLEAGGSLFSTIILEQFLRLRDGDRFWFENTKNGLFTEEEIREIRNTTFHSVLTSVTSAKPTELQPHVFVWRQGDPCPQPQQLTAQLLANCTPMMVLDYFAGSGAGFGIIIVVLCCLPLVTLFVAWVVAALRKRDFQKLQRKQGTSVRREVSGEAVHAMEWHGPKTDNCPVYIQLHAEKVLKVLDSRGSVLRSINLKAQPRVEVILSNNKGNKALLLKSPKEYDLVLLFNGEAERSIFVGKLRDYLKESRFDLHLSEMKEQSLMKRAVTQEQRKQILETFFRHLFAQVLEIDRSDAGELSFESSQKARESLTCELSRAEFAEALGLKEHSMFVESMFSLADKDGNGYISLREFLDILVVFMKGSPEEKSKVMFRMYDIDENGFLSKEEFLRMLRSFIEISNNCLSREQAEQVTESMFRASGFQDRDELTWENFHYMLRDHDSELRLTQLCVKGIPEVSKQNLHNCVSFIKKNEPRGTISEEKKDPNLDTVSHYMERKGQELRKRPGRKANQYQLRLYTEARRKKYERNRVQQKIQEFKRFVENYRRHIVCVILFSAITAGVFAERAYYYAFASPSTGIAQTTFVGIIISRGSAASISFMYSYILLTMCRNLITVLRETFLNHYIPFDAAVDFHRWIAMAALIFSVLHTAGHVVNVYIFSVTPLSVLSCLFSTVFTNDGSQLPQKYYWWFFQTIPGMTGVLLLVVLAVMYVFATRHFRRVSFQGFWITHHLYVLLYILVIIHGSYALIQQPRFYIYFIIPALIYSADKLYSLSRKKVEISVVKAELLPSGVTHLQFQRPQDFDYKSGQWVRIACVGLGTTEYHPFTLTSAPHDDTLSLHIRAVGPWTTRLRELYSPKSLALLGTLPKLYLDGPFGEGHQEWNKFEVSVLVGGGIGVTPFASILKDLVFKSSINSKLLCKKIYFIWVTRTQRQFEWLTDIIREVEESDKNGLVSVHIYITQLAEKFDLRTTMLYICERHFQKVLNKSLFTGLRSITHFGRPPFVPFFSSLQEVHPEVQKIGVFSCGPPGMTKSVEQACRHMNKKDQTYFAHHYENF; encoded by the exons ATGGAACCTGCAGCAGTGATGCTGAGCTTGGTTGTGGCTCTGGTGGGAACATGGACCTTGGGGG GAGCCCAGGAGAGCATCTCGTGGGAGGTGCAGCGCTACGATGGCTGGTACAACAacctgcagcaccacagccacGGCTCTGTGG gagccaggctgctgcGCCTGCTGCCGGCGCGCTTTGCGGACGGCGTGTACCAGGCGCTGCAGGAGCCCCGCGTGCCCAACGCGCGCCAGCTGAGCACCGCCCTGGCACGGGGACCCTCGGGGCTGCCCTCCCGCAGGAACACCACCGTGCTGGCTGTCTTCTTTG GTTTCCACGTGCTCTTGGACATCCTGGAGACGGAGAAACCCGGCTGTCCTGCTGAGTTCCTCAACATCCACATCCCCTCTGGAGACGCCGTGTTTGaccctgctggcactggagaCGTGGTCCTGCCCTTCCAGCGCGTGCGCTGGGCAACAGAGACGGGACAGAGCCCCAACAGCCCCCGGGAACAG ACCAACGGGGTGACGGGCTGGCTGGATGGCAGCTCCATCTACGGCCCCTCTCACTCCTGGAGCGATGCCCTGAGGAGCTTCCAGGGGggacagctggcagcagggcccagcGGGAGCCTCCCGAGGCAGACGGACGGCAGGGTGCCCATGTGGAAGGCACTGGATCCATCCACAGGACAGGGCGGTCCCCAAGGGATCTACG ACCTGGGGAGTGCCTGGGGGAATGAGAACCCCTTCCTGCAGGCTGAGAGCATCGCCTGGTTCCGCTACCACAACCATGTGGCcgcagccctggcccagcagcatcctgcctgGTCTGATGAGGATCTCTTCCAGCACGCTCGCAAGAGGGTCATTGCCACCTTCCAG AGCATCGTTCTGTACGAGTGGCTGCCGACCCTGCTGGACACACGGGTCCCTGAGTACCcag gttaccagcagcacctggacCCCAGCATCTCTCCTGAATTTGTGGCAGCTGCCAGGCAATTCCTGGCCACCATGGTGCCTCCAGGAGTTTACAAGAG GGACACCAGGTGCAGGTTCCAGAACGTGTCTGTCTCCGGTGCCTCGTTCCCAGCAGTGCGGCTCTGCAACAGCTACTGGAGCAGAGAG agccctgggctgcagcaggcagaagaTGTGGACGAGCTCCTGCTGGGGATGAGCTCGCAGATAGCAGAGCGGGAGGACAACGTTGTGGTGGAAGATCTGCAAG ATTACTGGTACGGGCCCCTGAGGTACTCCCGCTCCGACTACGTGGCCAACTGGATCCAGCGAGGGAGAGACTTTGGCCTGCCCACCTATAACCAAGTCCGGCAGCGTTTTGGGTTGGAACCTCTCCAGAACTGGTCAAACCTTGCCCCACACCTGGAGCCACAG GTCCTGCAGAAGGTTGCTGCCCTGTATGGCAACaacctggctgggctggagctgctccctggaggCATGCTGGAGGCTGGTGGCTCCCTCTTCTCTACCATCATCCTGGAGCAGTTCCTGCGCCTGCGTGATGGCGACAGGTTTTGGTTCGAAAACACCAAGAATGG gctgtTCACAGAGGAGGAGATCAGGGAGATCCGTAACACCACCTTTCACAGCGTGCTGACTTCTGTCACCTCTGCCAAACCTACAGAGCTCCAGCCCCACGTGTTCGTTTGGAGACAGG GGGACccgtgcccccagccccagcagctgacAGCTCAACTCCTGGCCAACTGCACGCCCATGATGGTGCTGGACTACTTTGCAGGCAGTGGCGCAGGCTTTGGGATCATCATCGTtgtcctctgctgcctgcccctgg tgacTCTGTTTGTGGCCTGGGTGGTTGCTGCTCTCCGCAAGAGGGATTTCCAgaagctgcagaggaagcaggGCACCAGCGTGCGCAGGGAGGTGTCGGGCGAGGCCGTACACG CCATGGAGTGGCATGGGCCCAAGACAGACAACTGTCCCGTCTACATTCAGCTCCATGCTGAGAAAGTGCTCAAAGTGCTGGACAGCAGAGGGTCTGTGCTCCGGAGCATCAACCTGAAAGCCCAGCCAAGAGTGGAGGTGATCCTCTCCAACAACAAAGGGAACAAAGCTCTGCTCCTGAAGAGCCCCAAGGAGTATGACCTG gtgctgctctTCAATGGGGAGGCCGAGAGGAGCATCTTTGTTGGGAAGCTCAGAGACTACTTGAAGGAGAGCAGATTTGACCTGCATCTGTCTGAGAtgaaggagcagagcctgatGAAACGGGCTGTCacccaggagcagagaaaacaaattttagaGACTTTCTTCAGGCACCTGTTTGCTCAG gtgctggaaatCGACAGATCCGATGCTGGGGAGCTCAGCTTTGAATCTTCACAGAAGGCAAGGGAGTCTCTCACCtgtgagctgagcagggctgagtTTGCTGAAGCCCTGGGGCTCAAAGAGCACTCCATGTTCGTGGAGTCCATGTTCTCCCTGGCTGACAAAGATGGCAATGGCTACATCTCCCTTCGGGAATTCCTGGACATCTTGGTGGTCTTCATGAAag GGTCCCCAGAAGAGAAATCCAAGGTGATGTTCAGGATGTATGACATTGATGAGAATGGGTTCCTCTCCAAGGAGGAGTTTCTGAGGATGCTCAG GTCCTTCATTGAGATCTCCAACAACTGCCTGTCGAGAGAACAGGCAGAGCAGGTGACCGAGTCCATGTTCCGGGCCTCGGGCTTCCAGGACCGGGATGAGCTGACGTGGGAGAATTTCCATTACATGCTGCGGGACCACGACAGCGAGCTGCGCCTCACCCAGCTCTGCGTCAAAG GTATCCCTGAGGTCTCCAAGCAAAATCTGCACAACTGTGTCTCCTTCATAAAAAAGAACGAGCCAAGAGG AACCATctcagaggagaagaaagacCCAAATCTGGACACCGTGAGTCACTACATGGAGCGAAAAGGCCAAGAACTGAGGAAGAGACCAGGAAGAAA GGCAAACCAGTACCAGCTGCGTCTGTACACGGAAGCGCGACGGAAGAAGTACGAGAGGAACAGAGTCCAGCAGAAGATCCAGGAGTTCAAGCGCTTCGTTGAGAATTACCGGCGCCACATCGTCTGTGTCATCCTCTTCTCTGCCATCACTGCCGGTGTCTTTGCTGAGAGAGCCTACT ACTACGCCTTTGCATCCCCCAGCACTGGAATTGCACAGACCACCTTCGTGGGGATCATCATCTCCCGGGGATCAGCTGCCTCCATCTCCTTCATGTACTCCTACATCCTGCTCACCATGTGCCGCAACCTCATCACTGTCCTGCGGGAGACCTTCCTCAATCACTACATCCCCTTCGACGCCGCCGTCGACTTCCACCGCTGGATTGCCATGGCAGCCCTGATTTTCTCAG TGCTCCACACTGCAGGTCACGTAGTGAATGTCTACATCTTCTCGGTCACACCTCTCAGCGTGCTGTCCTGCCTTTTCTCCACTGTCTTTACAAATGATGG GTCACAGCTCCCACAGAAGTATTACTGGTGGTTCTTCCAGACTATTCCAG GCATGACAGGAGTGCTGCTGCTCGTGGTCCTTGCTGTGATGTATGTGTTTGCCACACGCCACTTCCGGCGCGTCAGCTTCCAGGGCTTTTGGATCACTCACCACCTCTACGTGCTGCTCTACATCCTG gtcATCATCCATGGCAGCTATGCACTGATCCAGCAGCCCCGTTTCTACATCTATTTCATCATCCCAGCTCTCATCTACAGCGCAGACAAGCTGTACAGCCTGAGCAGGAAGAAGGTGGAGATCAGTGTGGTGAAAGCCGAGCTCCTGCCCTCAG GTGTCACCCACCTGCAGTTCCAGCGGCCACAGGACTTTGACTACAAGTCTGGGCAGTGGGTGCGCATCGCCTGCGTGGGGCTGGGCACCACGGAGTACCACCCGTTCACGCTGACCTCGGCCCCGCACGACGACACGCTGAGCCTGCACATCCGCGCCGTCGGGCCCTGGACCACCCGCCTCCGCGAGCTCTACTCTCCCAAGAGCCTGGCCCTCCTCGGCACGCTGCCCAAg CTCTACCTGGATGGGCCCTTTGGGGAGGGCCACCAAGAATGGAACAAGTTTGAGGTGTCAGTGTTGGTGGGAGGAGGCATCGGGGTGACTCCCTTCGCATCCATTCTCAAGGACCTGGTCTTCAAGTCATCCATAAACTCCAAGCTGCTGTGTAAGAAG ATCTACTTCATCTGGGTGACGCGCACACAGAGGCAGTTTGAGTGGCTGACAGACATCATCCGGGAGGTGGAGGAGTCAGACAAGAACGGCTTGGTCTCTGTGCACATCTACATCACACAGCTGGCTGAGAAGTTCGATCTGCGCACCACCATGCTG TACATCTGTGAGCGGCACTTCCAGAAGGTGCTGAACAAGAGCCTGTTCACGGGGCTGCGCTCCATCACCCACTTTGGGCGCCCTCCCTTCGTGCCCTTTTTCAGCTCGCTGCAGGAGGTGCACCCTGAG gtgcAGAAGATCGGGGTGTTCAGCTGTGGCCCGCCCGGGATGACAAAGAGTGTGGAGCAGGCTTGCCGGCACATGAACAAGAAGGACCAGACCTACTTTGCACATCACTATGAGAATTTCTGA